One window of Campylobacter concisus genomic DNA carries:
- a CDS encoding polyprenyl synthetase family protein has protein sequence MSLLEDFVKFLNENLPKAPSFHPYYEEALGVMLKAGGKHFRALLLLGVVESVDKSLTQKAMRVALGLEMMHTYSLIHDDLPSMDNASLRRGTPTLHVTYDETTAILAGDALNTHAFYEISRANLPAETRIKCVEILSENAGVNGMVLGQALDCFFENTNKEDIKRAKTKFGLSGKMLNLDELVFLHIHKTAKLIAASLKMGAVIVNLSERECEKIYDIGLKLGLAFQIQDDIIDLTSDEVAAGKPVHNDLAKNSFTNLLGLEGAKKKKDELICEIEEALNQIDSGIAKMILELTDKHL, from the coding sequence ATGAGCTTACTTGAGGACTTTGTAAAATTTTTAAACGAAAATTTACCAAAGGCGCCTAGCTTTCATCCTTACTACGAGGAGGCGCTTGGCGTTATGCTAAAGGCTGGAGGCAAGCACTTTAGGGCGCTTTTGCTTCTTGGCGTGGTAGAAAGTGTGGATAAAAGCCTCACGCAAAAGGCCATGAGAGTGGCTTTGGGGCTTGAGATGATGCATACTTATTCGCTCATTCATGATGATCTACCTTCGATGGATAACGCAAGCCTTAGACGTGGCACACCAACACTTCACGTAACCTACGATGAGACGACTGCTATACTTGCAGGAGATGCACTAAATACCCATGCTTTTTATGAAATTTCACGTGCCAATTTGCCAGCTGAAACACGTATAAAATGCGTGGAAATTTTAAGCGAGAATGCTGGCGTTAACGGCATGGTGCTAGGTCAGGCGCTGGATTGTTTTTTTGAAAATACAAACAAAGAGGACATCAAAAGGGCAAAGACTAAATTTGGACTCTCTGGCAAGATGCTAAACCTTGATGAGCTAGTCTTTTTACACATCCACAAAACTGCAAAACTCATCGCTGCAAGTCTAAAAATGGGCGCTGTGATAGTAAATTTAAGCGAAAGAGAGTGTGAGAAAATTTATGATATTGGCCTAAAGCTCGGGCTTGCTTTTCAGATACAAGACGACATCATCGATCTTACAAGCGACGAGGTTGCCGCTGGAAAGCCTGTGCATAACGACTTAGCTAAAAACTCATTTACAAATTTACTTGGCCTTGAGGGCGCAAAAAAGAAAAAAGACGAGCTTATTTGCGAGATAGAAGAGGCACTAAATCAGATAGACTCTGGCATAGCAAAGATGATCTTAGAGCTTACGGATAAACACCTTTAG